A window of the Clostridia bacterium genome harbors these coding sequences:
- the mscL gene encoding large-conductance mechanosensitive channel protein MscL has product MLKEFKEFAFKGNVIDLAVGVIIGGAFGKIVTSLVDDILMPLLGVIIGGINFTDLKYVITPASGDVSEVAFRYGAFIQSVVDFLIISLSIFLFIKLISFNKKKEEEAAPAPEEPSNEEILLEEIRDLLKAKQP; this is encoded by the coding sequence ATGTTAAAAGAATTTAAAGAATTCGCTTTTAAGGGAAATGTGATAGACCTTGCTGTTGGTGTGATAATCGGTGGAGCATTCGGTAAAATAGTAACTTCTTTGGTTGACGATATACTGATGCCGCTTTTAGGCGTTATCATAGGGGGAATCAATTTTACCGATCTAAAATATGTTATTACACCGGCCAGCGGAGATGTTTCGGAAGTAGCTTTTAGATATGGTGCTTTTATCCAGTCAGTTGTAGACTTCCTTATAATATCCTTATCTATTTTTCTATTTATAAAATTGATATCGTTTAATAAGAAAAAAGAGGAAGAGGCTGCTCCCGCTCCGGAAGAACCCAGTAATGAAGAAATTTTGTTGGAAGAGATTCGTGATTTATTAAAAGCAAAGCAGCCTTAA
- the galE gene encoding UDP-glucose 4-epimerase GalE — translation MTILVTGGAGYIGSHTCVELLNAGYEVVVVDNFSNSKPEALRRVQEITAKTLKFYRADILDKKSMDRVFCENNFEAVIHFAGLKAVGESMEIPIKYYHNNVTGTLMLCEVMQKYDVKKMVFSSSATVYGMNNKSPLTEDLPLSTTNPYGSTKLMIEQILRDIFVSDSSWSVSLLRYFNPIGAHRSGRIGEDPNGIPNNLMPYITQVAVGKREKLKVYGSDYDTHDGTGVRDYIHVVDLAKGHLKALQKVVGTSGVQVYNLGTGVGYSVLDVVKNFEKATGQKIPYVLTDRRPGDIAECYADATKAAIELGWKAERSLEDMCRDAWRWQKNNPNGYK, via the coding sequence ATGACAATATTGGTAACTGGAGGTGCAGGTTATATTGGAAGTCATACCTGTGTTGAACTGCTGAATGCGGGGTATGAGGTTGTTGTGGTTGACAATTTTTCCAATAGCAAGCCTGAAGCTTTAAGACGTGTACAAGAGATAACGGCAAAAACATTAAAATTTTACCGAGCAGATATTTTAGACAAAAAATCCATGGATCGAGTATTTTGTGAAAACAATTTCGAGGCGGTGATTCACTTTGCAGGTCTCAAAGCTGTAGGCGAGTCTATGGAGATTCCCATCAAGTATTATCATAATAATGTTACAGGGACTTTGATGCTCTGTGAAGTCATGCAAAAATATGATGTGAAAAAGATGGTGTTCAGTTCTTCTGCTACTGTTTATGGTATGAATAATAAATCGCCCTTGACTGAAGATTTGCCTCTCAGCACTACTAATCCTTATGGCAGCACTAAGCTGATGATAGAGCAGATTTTAAGGGATATATTTGTATCAGATTCCTCTTGGAGTGTATCACTTCTTAGGTATTTTAATCCCATCGGTGCCCACCGAAGTGGAAGGATAGGGGAGGATCCTAATGGGATACCCAACAATTTAATGCCATACATAACCCAGGTCGCTGTAGGTAAGAGGGAAAAGCTTAAGGTTTATGGTAGCGATTATGATACCCATGATGGAACAGGTGTCAGGGACTATATCCATGTGGTGGATCTGGCTAAAGGGCATTTGAAAGCCCTGCAAAAGGTTGTTGGGACTTCCGGGGTGCAAGTTTACAACTTGGGAACAGGGGTAGGATACAGCGTCCTTGATGTAGTCAAGAATTTTGAAAAGGCCACAGGGCAGAAAATACCATATGTTTTGACAGATAGGAGACCAGGGGATATTGCGGAGTGCTATGCAGATGCAACTAAAGCAGCTATAGAGCTGGGATGGAAAGCGGAAAGAAGTTTAGAGGATATGTGTAGAGACGCATGGAGATGGCAAAAAAATAATCCAAACGGATATAAATGA
- a CDS encoding WYL domain-containing protein codes for MAANPNLKLKLLYIMKILLEKTDENHKLTVNDIIIELEKYDITAERKSIYSDIEILKVFGMDILCERSRANQYYVASREFELPELKLLVDAVQSSKFITHKKSQELINKIGKLTSVHQAKELDKQVLVDRRVKTMNESIYYNVDILHRAIQQNKQVQFKYFKYTVDKKMELRRDGEIYNASPYALSWSNENYYLIAYYDRYDSISNFRVDRMINVELTDQDRILVDKAKDFNIADYSKKIFNMFSGKTQKVELEFDNSLINVVIDRFGQDVFINKKTKRTFCIKVDVVVSRTFLGWLFMFKDKVKIISPN; via the coding sequence ATGGCTGCAAATCCTAATTTGAAGTTGAAACTGCTTTATATAATGAAAATATTGCTTGAAAAGACGGATGAAAACCATAAGCTGACGGTGAATGATATAATAATAGAACTTGAAAAGTATGATATTACTGCAGAGAGAAAATCTATTTATTCGGATATAGAGATTTTGAAAGTTTTTGGAATGGATATACTCTGTGAAAGAAGCAGAGCAAATCAGTATTATGTAGCTTCTAGGGAGTTCGAACTGCCCGAGTTAAAACTCCTTGTTGATGCTGTTCAATCATCAAAATTCATAACACATAAAAAAAGTCAAGAGCTGATAAATAAGATTGGAAAGCTGACAAGTGTTCACCAAGCCAAGGAGCTGGACAAGCAAGTATTGGTGGATCGTCGAGTGAAAACAATGAATGAAAGTATCTATTATAATGTAGATATTCTACATAGAGCTATACAACAGAACAAGCAAGTTCAGTTTAAATATTTTAAATATACTGTAGATAAAAAGATGGAGTTGAGGAGGGATGGTGAAATATACAATGCCAGCCCCTACGCACTGAGTTGGTCAAATGAAAATTATTATCTGATTGCCTATTATGACCGGTACGACAGTATAAGCAATTTCAGGGTTGACCGTATGATCAATGTGGAGCTGACAGATCAAGACAGGATCTTAGTTGATAAGGCAAAAGATTTTAATATAGCTGACTATTCTAAAAAGATATTCAACATGTTTAGCGGTAAGACTCAAAAAGTAGAGTTGGAATTTGATAATTCATTGATAAATGTGGTTATAGATCGTTTTGGACAAGATGTGTTTATCAATAAAAAGACTAAGCGTACTTTTTGTATAAAGGTTGATGTTGTTGTAAGCAGGACTTTTTTAGGGTGGTTGTTCATGTTTAAAGATAAAGTGAAGATAATATCTCCAAACC